The following coding sequences are from one Frigoribacterium sp. Leaf415 window:
- a CDS encoding rhomboid family intramembrane serine protease, giving the protein MTDPHDRSNYCYRHPDRQSFVLCQRCGRTICGECQTPAAVGVHCPECVKEARGNAPRLQPQVVGRVRSASRRGAPVVTYGIIAVTVAVFLLQLVTGTGNGVVTRALAFYPPLEIVQPWRAVTTMFVHGSILHILFNMYSLYIFGAELERQLGRGRFAALYLLSGIGGSAAVALLAPGSFVVGASGAIFGLMAAFFVIARSLGGRSIQLLVLVGINLAIGFIVPGIAWQAHLGGIVVGGAVAFLFSKTRHRSKHALQTAVLVAIGVIVVAALLARSAQLAGLF; this is encoded by the coding sequence GTGACCGATCCGCACGATCGGTCGAACTACTGCTACCGGCACCCCGATCGGCAGAGCTTCGTGCTCTGCCAGCGGTGCGGTCGCACCATCTGCGGCGAGTGCCAGACGCCCGCCGCGGTGGGCGTGCACTGCCCTGAGTGCGTGAAGGAGGCGCGGGGCAACGCACCGCGCCTCCAACCGCAGGTGGTCGGCCGCGTCCGTAGCGCCTCCCGGCGTGGGGCCCCCGTCGTGACCTACGGCATCATCGCCGTGACCGTCGCTGTCTTCCTGTTGCAGCTCGTGACGGGGACGGGCAACGGCGTGGTCACACGGGCCCTGGCCTTCTACCCACCGCTCGAGATCGTGCAGCCGTGGCGCGCCGTGACGACGATGTTCGTCCACGGCAGCATCTTGCACATCCTCTTCAACATGTACTCGCTGTACATCTTCGGGGCAGAGCTCGAACGACAGTTGGGACGAGGTCGGTTCGCCGCCCTCTACCTCCTCTCGGGCATCGGCGGGTCGGCTGCGGTCGCCCTGCTGGCACCGGGCAGTTTCGTGGTCGGCGCCTCCGGGGCGATCTTCGGTCTGATGGCGGCGTTCTTCGTCATCGCTCGCAGCCTCGGCGGCCGCAGCATCCAGCTCCTGGTGCTCGTGGGCATCAACCTCGCGATCGGTTTCATCGTGCCCGGCATCGCCTGGCAAGCCCACCTCGGGGGCATCGTCGTGGGCGGGGCCGTCGCGTTCCTGTTCTCGAAGACCCGTCACCGCTCGAAGCACGCCCTGCAGACCGCCGTGCTCGTCGCGATCGGCG
- a CDS encoding peptidylprolyl isomerase: MSTHTAVATLTTNLGTIKVNLFGDHAPKTVANFVGLATGTKEWTHPATGKVSTDKLYDGVVFHRIIKDFMLQGGDPLGQGVGGPGYQFDDEIHPELNFNAPYIFAMANAGTRGGKGTNGSQFFITTVPTPWLQGKHTIFGEVADDESKKVVDAIEAVKTDARDKPLEDVVLESVTIDEV; this comes from the coding sequence ATGTCAACGCACACCGCTGTCGCCACCCTCACCACCAACCTCGGCACCATCAAGGTGAACCTCTTCGGCGACCACGCCCCGAAGACCGTCGCCAACTTCGTCGGCCTCGCCACCGGCACCAAAGAGTGGACCCACCCGGCCACCGGCAAGGTCAGCACCGACAAGCTCTACGACGGCGTCGTCTTCCACCGCATCATCAAGGACTTCATGCTGCAGGGCGGCGACCCGCTCGGCCAGGGCGTCGGCGGTCCCGGCTACCAGTTCGACGACGAGATCCACCCCGAGCTGAACTTCAACGCCCCCTACATCTTCGCGATGGCCAACGCCGGCACGCGTGGCGGCAAGGGAACCAACGGTTCGCAGTTCTTCATCACGACGGTCCCGACCCCGTGGCTGCAGGGCAAGCACACCATCTTCGGCGAGGTCGCCGACGACGAGTCCAAGAAGGTCGTCGACGCGATCGAGGCCGTCAAGACCGACGCGCGCGACAAGCCGCTCGAGGACGTGGTGCTCGAGAGCGTCACCATCGACGAGGTCTAG
- a CDS encoding DUF3566 domain-containing protein, which produces MSSVAERLQKKAKRPSGTKQVRLKLVYIDFWSVVKLAFLISVAIGIITVVATFLIWAILNQTGIFDDLDALLRDILGDSSFSIQDTFNVGQIMLFSIVVAILNVVVGTVLGAIVAVLYNLSVRITGGLLVGFTNN; this is translated from the coding sequence ATGAGTAGTGTCGCCGAGAGACTGCAGAAGAAGGCGAAACGACCGTCCGGCACCAAGCAGGTCCGCCTCAAGCTCGTCTACATCGACTTCTGGTCGGTCGTGAAGCTGGCCTTCCTGATCTCCGTCGCGATCGGCATCATCACGGTCGTCGCCACCTTCCTGATCTGGGCCATCCTCAACCAGACGGGCATCTTCGACGACCTCGACGCCTTGCTGCGTGACATCCTCGGCGACTCGAGCTTCTCGATCCAGGACACCTTCAACGTCGGTCAGATCATGCTCTTCTCGATCGTCGTGGCCATCCTCAACGTGGTCGTCGGCACGGTCCTCGGGGCCATCGTCGCCGTCCTCTACAACCTGAGCGTGCGCATCACCGGCGGCCTGCTCGTCGGTTTCACCAACAACTGA
- the gyrA gene encoding DNA gyrase subunit A, giving the protein MADEPTDTPEGIDAEGTQTFAEAPKRDSIEQVDLQLEMQRSYLDYAMSVIVGRALPEVRDGLKPVHRRVIYAMYDGGYRPDRAFSKCSRVVGDVMGQFHPHGDTAIYDALVRLVQPWSLRYPLALGQGNFGSPGNDGAAAPRYTETKMAPLALEMVRDIDEDTVDFQDNYDGRTREPAILPSRFPNLLVNGSVGIAVGMATNIPPHNLREVASGAQWYLENPTASREELLEALMQRVKGPDFPTGAQILGVRGIQDAYRTGRGSITMRAVVNVEELQGRTCLVVTELPYQVNPDNLAIKIAELVKDGRIGGIADIRDETSGRTGQRLVIVLKRDAVAKVVLNNLYKHTSLQENFGANMLAIVDGVPRTLALDGFISAWVDHQIEVIVRRTMFRLKKAEADAHILRGYLKALDALDEVIALIRRSPTVEEARAGLMDLLDVDEIQASAILNLQLRRLAALERQKIQDDADKLEREIADYQDILAKPERQRTIVSDELAEITDKYGDDRRTEIMFGFDGDMSVEDLIPEEEMVVTITRGGYVKRTRSDNYRSQHRGGKGVRGAQLRADDVVDHFFVTTTHHWLLFLTNKGRVYRAKTYELQEAGRDAKGQHVANLLAMQPDEQISQVLDIRDYEVADYLVLATRDGLIKKTSLTEYDTNRTGGIIAINLRDDDELVSALLVDEHDDLLLVSRHGMSLRFTATNESLRPMGRSTSGVKGMTFRDDDTLLSASVVGEEGYVFVVTEGGYAKRTAADQYRVQNRGGLGIKVAKLAEARGDLAGALIVGEDDEVLVVLSGGKVVRSAVSEVPAKGRDTMGVVFARFASDDRIIAVARNSERNLAAEVDESADAVAEAVVSVESVESIDADTEIPTTDATSVDAESTDDEATGTAGEETNNE; this is encoded by the coding sequence ATGGCCGACGAGCCGACAGACACCCCCGAGGGCATCGACGCCGAGGGAACCCAGACCTTCGCCGAGGCACCGAAGCGCGACAGCATCGAGCAGGTCGACCTGCAGCTCGAGATGCAGCGCTCGTACCTCGACTACGCGATGAGCGTCATCGTCGGCCGGGCCCTGCCCGAGGTGCGCGACGGTCTCAAGCCCGTGCACCGTCGCGTCATCTACGCGATGTACGACGGCGGCTACCGCCCCGACCGCGCGTTCTCGAAGTGCTCGCGCGTCGTCGGCGACGTCATGGGCCAGTTCCACCCGCACGGCGACACGGCGATCTACGACGCGCTGGTCCGCCTCGTCCAGCCGTGGAGCCTGCGCTACCCGCTCGCGCTCGGCCAGGGCAACTTCGGCTCGCCCGGCAACGACGGCGCCGCCGCCCCGCGGTACACCGAGACGAAGATGGCTCCGCTCGCGCTCGAGATGGTCCGCGACATCGACGAGGACACCGTCGACTTCCAGGACAACTACGACGGTCGCACCCGCGAGCCCGCCATCCTGCCCAGCCGGTTCCCCAACCTGTTGGTCAACGGTTCGGTCGGCATCGCCGTCGGCATGGCGACGAACATCCCGCCGCACAACCTGCGCGAGGTCGCGTCGGGTGCCCAGTGGTACCTCGAGAACCCCACCGCGTCGCGCGAAGAGCTGCTCGAGGCGCTCATGCAGCGCGTCAAGGGTCCCGACTTCCCGACGGGCGCGCAGATCCTCGGCGTCCGCGGCATCCAGGACGCCTACCGCACGGGCCGCGGCTCGATCACGATGCGCGCGGTCGTGAACGTCGAAGAGCTCCAGGGGCGGACCTGCCTCGTCGTCACCGAGTTGCCGTACCAGGTCAACCCCGACAACCTCGCGATCAAGATCGCCGAGCTCGTCAAGGACGGTCGCATCGGAGGCATCGCGGACATCCGCGACGAGACCTCGGGTCGTACCGGCCAGCGACTCGTCATCGTGCTCAAGCGCGACGCCGTCGCCAAGGTCGTGCTGAACAACCTCTACAAGCACACCAGCCTGCAAGAGAACTTCGGCGCGAACATGCTCGCGATCGTCGACGGCGTGCCCCGCACCCTCGCGCTCGACGGCTTCATCTCGGCATGGGTCGACCACCAGATCGAGGTCATCGTCCGTCGGACGATGTTCCGCCTGAAGAAGGCCGAAGCCGACGCGCACATCCTGCGCGGCTACCTGAAGGCCCTCGACGCCCTGGACGAGGTCATCGCGCTCATCCGCCGGTCGCCGACCGTCGAGGAGGCGCGCGCGGGTCTCATGGACCTCCTCGACGTCGACGAGATCCAGGCCTCGGCCATCCTCAACCTGCAGCTGCGTCGCCTGGCCGCCCTCGAGCGTCAGAAGATCCAGGACGACGCCGACAAGCTCGAGCGCGAGATCGCCGACTACCAGGACATCCTGGCCAAGCCCGAGCGTCAGCGCACGATCGTCAGCGACGAGCTCGCCGAGATCACCGACAAGTACGGCGACGACCGCCGCACCGAGATCATGTTCGGCTTCGACGGCGACATGAGCGTCGAGGACCTCATCCCCGAAGAAGAGATGGTCGTCACCATCACGCGGGGTGGCTACGTCAAGCGCACCCGCAGCGACAACTACCGCAGCCAGCACCGGGGCGGCAAGGGCGTCCGCGGGGCCCAGCTGCGCGCGGACGACGTCGTGGACCACTTCTTCGTCACGACCACCCACCACTGGTTGCTGTTCCTCACGAACAAGGGCCGGGTCTACCGCGCCAAGACGTACGAGCTGCAAGAGGCCGGCCGTGACGCCAAGGGCCAGCACGTGGCCAACCTGCTCGCCATGCAGCCCGACGAACAGATCTCGCAGGTGCTCGACATCCGCGACTACGAGGTGGCCGACTACCTCGTGCTCGCCACTCGCGACGGCCTGATCAAGAAGACCTCGCTCACCGAGTACGACACGAACCGCACCGGTGGCATCATCGCGATCAACCTGCGCGACGACGACGAGCTCGTCTCGGCCCTGCTGGTCGACGAGCACGACGACCTGCTGCTCGTGTCCCGTCACGGCATGTCGCTGCGCTTCACGGCCACCAACGAGTCGCTGCGCCCCATGGGCCGGTCGACCTCGGGCGTGAAGGGCATGACCTTCCGCGACGACGACACGCTGCTCAGCGCCTCCGTCGTCGGTGAAGAGGGTTACGTCTTCGTCGTCACCGAGGGCGGCTACGCCAAGCGCACGGCCGCCGACCAGTACCGCGTCCAGAACCGTGGCGGCCTCGGCATCAAGGTCGCCAAGCTCGCGGAGGCGCGGGGCGACCTCGCCGGCGCCCTGATCGTCGGCGAGGACGACGAGGTGCTCGTGGTCCTGTCCGGAGGCAAGGTGGTCCGATCGGCCGTCTCCGAGGTTCCGGCCAAGGGCCGCGACACGATGGGCGTCGTCTTCGCCCGCTTCGCGAGCGACGATCGCATCATCGCGGTGGCCCGCAACAGTGAGCGCAATCTCGCTGCCGAGGTCGACGAGAGTGCGGACGCCGTGGCCGAGGCCGTAGTGTCTGTCGAGTCCGTCGAGTCCATCGACGCCGACACCGAGATCCCCACGACCGACGCCACGTCGGTCGACGCCGAGTCGACCGACGACGAGGCCACCGGAACCGCCGGAGAGGAAACGAACAATGAGTAG